From one Acidobacteriota bacterium genomic stretch:
- a CDS encoding transketolase: MPVKETHPAQEVDLALHNLATQLRIDSIEATTAAGSGHPTSSMSAADLLAVLFFEVMRLDPVHPADPANDKFVLSKGHAAPVLYSVWAELGLYPREHLLTLRKLDSDLEGHPTPELPFVAVPTGSLGQGLPVALGMALQARLAGASYRTYALLGDGETSEGSVWEAAKVASFYHVDNLCAIVDVNRLGQSQPTMLQHDMDVYRRRWDAFGWNAIVLDGHDLPQIRAAFANAAQTSGKPTVLLARTLKGKGVAFIEDKNGWHGKALKAGEEANAALSELRAAIRPVPNGYKPWPRKPAPAPAPLPVPSGKAPEPNYKLGQQLATREAFGQALAALGQRDERLVAIDGDVENSTFTQDFQKVQPERFFEGYIAEQNMTGMAMGFATTGRIPFVSTFACFLTRAADFIRLAGLAQANVKFVGTHAGISIGEDGGSQMGLEDLSLFRALPHSVVLYPTDAVSTWRAITLIAEVKGLCYVRTGRPKAAVIYENSEPFAIGKCKVLRQSAQDRVTVVAAGVTLTEALAAYDRLQKEAIAIRVIDLFSVRPVDTEALLAAARDTNNTLITVEDHYSAGGIGDAVSEAVSPAGVRVHRLTVNGVPRSGKPEELLHRYGIDADAIIAAVKGL; this comes from the coding sequence ATGCCCGTGAAAGAAACTCATCCGGCGCAGGAAGTTGATCTTGCGCTCCACAATCTCGCCACGCAGCTCCGTATCGACTCCATCGAAGCCACGACCGCGGCGGGCAGCGGCCATCCCACCAGTTCCATGTCCGCGGCCGATTTACTGGCGGTGCTGTTTTTCGAAGTCATGCGGCTCGATCCGGTGCATCCCGCTGACCCCGCCAACGACAAGTTCGTGCTGTCCAAGGGCCACGCTGCGCCCGTGCTCTATTCCGTCTGGGCCGAGCTGGGCCTGTACCCGCGCGAGCACCTGCTGACGCTGCGCAAGCTGGATTCCGACCTCGAGGGCCATCCCACGCCGGAGCTGCCGTTTGTCGCCGTGCCCACCGGATCCCTCGGGCAAGGACTGCCGGTGGCGCTCGGTATGGCCTTGCAGGCACGGCTGGCAGGCGCCTCCTACCGCACCTACGCCTTGCTGGGGGATGGCGAAACCTCAGAGGGATCGGTGTGGGAAGCGGCCAAGGTTGCCAGCTTCTACCACGTCGATAACCTCTGCGCCATCGTCGACGTCAACCGCCTCGGCCAGAGTCAGCCCACCATGCTGCAGCACGACATGGACGTGTACCGCCGCCGTTGGGACGCCTTTGGCTGGAATGCGATTGTGCTCGACGGCCATGACCTGCCGCAGATTCGTGCGGCATTTGCGAACGCCGCACAGACCAGCGGCAAGCCCACCGTCCTGCTGGCGCGCACGCTCAAGGGCAAGGGCGTGGCCTTTATTGAGGACAAGAACGGCTGGCACGGCAAAGCTTTGAAGGCAGGCGAGGAGGCCAACGCCGCCCTGTCTGAGTTGCGCGCGGCGATTCGTCCCGTGCCCAACGGCTACAAGCCCTGGCCGCGCAAGCCCGCACCGGCTCCGGCGCCGCTGCCCGTGCCCTCCGGCAAGGCGCCCGAACCCAACTACAAATTGGGCCAGCAGCTTGCCACCCGCGAAGCCTTTGGCCAGGCCCTGGCCGCGCTCGGCCAGCGCGACGAGCGCCTGGTGGCCATTGATGGCGATGTCGAAAACTCGACCTTCACCCAGGACTTCCAGAAGGTGCAGCCCGAGCGGTTCTTTGAAGGCTACATTGCCGAGCAGAACATGACCGGCATGGCGATGGGTTTTGCCACCACCGGCCGCATTCCCTTCGTGTCCACCTTTGCCTGCTTCCTCACGCGCGCGGCCGACTTCATCCGCCTCGCCGGGCTAGCGCAGGCAAACGTGAAATTTGTCGGCACGCACGCCGGCATTTCCATTGGCGAAGATGGCGGCTCGCAGATGGGACTGGAAGATCTCTCTCTCTTCCGCGCCTTGCCGCATTCGGTGGTGCTGTACCCTACTGATGCGGTCAGCACCTGGCGCGCGATCACGCTGATCGCCGAGGTGAAAGGACTTTGCTACGTCCGCACCGGCCGTCCCAAGGCGGCGGTGATCTACGAAAACAGCGAACCCTTTGCCATCGGCAAATGCAAAGTATTACGGCAGAGCGCCCAGGATCGCGTCACCGTCGTCGCCGCCGGCGTGACCCTGACGGAAGCGCTGGCCGCCTACGACCGGCTGCAAAAAGAAGCCATCGCCATTCGCGTCATTGATCTTTTCAGCGTGCGGCCGGTCGATACGGAAGCACTGCTGGCTGCCGCCCGCGACACGAACAACACCCTCATCACTGTCGAAGACCACTATTCGGCCGGCGGCATAGGTGATGCCGTCAGCGAGGCCGTCTCGCCTGCGGGCGTGCGCGTCCACCGGCTGACAGTGAACGGTGTGCCGCGCAGCGGCAAGCCCGAGGAATTATTGCACCGTTACGGCATTGACGCCGATGCCATCATCGCCGCCGTCAAAGGCCTATAA
- the ispH gene encoding 4-hydroxy-3-methylbut-2-enyl diphosphate reductase: protein MAADRPKTILILKPRGFCAGVVRAVEAVEVALRKFGPPIYVLKEIVHNRTVIASLEASGAVFVPDLAAVPRGARTFFSAHGVSPQMWRDARERGLQVIDATCPLVNKVHSEAQEYTGRGYSIVIIGHRHHDEIIGLLGEVPEGTPVVETVEQVDALQLPDPTRVAFLTQTTLSLDETRAIIDRLRQRFPLVAAPKAQDICYATQNRQTALKRIAPRVELVLVVGSENSSNSLRLVEVAANAGTVAHRIDDADAIAPAWLEGVTTVGLTAGASAPESLVQQVVAALRERFGFTHVEETEGIDEHVRFILPEAVLAR from the coding sequence ATGGCCGCCGACCGCCCGAAGACGATTTTGATTCTCAAACCGCGTGGCTTTTGCGCCGGCGTGGTGCGCGCCGTCGAAGCGGTGGAAGTGGCCCTGCGTAAGTTTGGCCCGCCGATTTACGTACTGAAAGAAATCGTCCATAACCGTACCGTGATCGCCAGTCTCGAGGCCAGCGGAGCAGTCTTTGTGCCGGATTTGGCTGCGGTGCCGCGCGGGGCACGCACCTTCTTCAGCGCCCATGGCGTCTCGCCGCAGATGTGGCGTGATGCCCGCGAACGCGGTCTCCAGGTCATTGACGCTACCTGCCCGCTGGTCAACAAAGTTCACAGCGAGGCTCAGGAGTACACCGGCCGCGGCTATAGTATCGTCATTATCGGCCACCGGCATCATGACGAGATCATCGGCCTGCTGGGGGAAGTACCGGAAGGTACGCCCGTGGTGGAGACCGTCGAGCAGGTCGATGCGCTGCAGCTTCCGGATCCCACGCGCGTCGCCTTCCTCACTCAGACGACCCTCAGTCTGGACGAGACGCGCGCCATCATTGACCGGCTGCGCCAGCGTTTTCCTTTAGTGGCGGCACCCAAGGCGCAGGACATTTGTTATGCCACCCAGAACCGCCAGACTGCCCTCAAGCGCATCGCGCCACGCGTGGAGTTGGTGCTGGTGGTGGGATCGGAAAATAGTTCCAACTCGCTGCGTCTGGTCGAAGTCGCCGCCAATGCCGGCACCGTCGCGCACCGCATTGATGACGCCGATGCCATTGCGCCTGCCTGGCTGGAAGGCGTCACCACGGTCGGGTTGACCGCCGGCGCCTCCGCGCCCGAGTCGCTGGTGCAGCAGGTAGTCGCCGCGCTGCGCGAGCGTTTTGGATTTACCCATGTAGAAGAGACCGAGGGTATTGATGAGCATGTGCGCTTCATCCTGCCCGAGGCAGTGTTGGCCCGCTAA